A single window of Mesotoga sp. UBA6090 DNA harbors:
- a CDS encoding MarR family winged helix-turn-helix transcriptional regulator, which translates to MIFDDKMGSLFEKIASLHINLSRNARLALEPLGITYPQFGALLVLSSRGEMTQKQLSSYLETDTTNTMVICVGLEKKHLITRERSSEDKRANIVSITAKGREIFQKSMAVLGEIYGPIANSISEKERDTVKPILDKLLESLNTLR; encoded by the coding sequence ATGATCTTCGATGACAAGATGGGAAGCCTATTCGAGAAAATCGCTTCGTTGCACATAAACCTCAGCAGAAATGCACGGCTTGCCCTGGAACCTCTGGGTATTACCTATCCGCAGTTCGGCGCACTGCTCGTTCTTTCAAGCCGCGGAGAGATGACCCAGAAGCAGCTCTCCTCATATCTCGAAACGGACACAACGAACACCATGGTGATATGTGTCGGACTGGAGAAGAAGCACCTTATAACGAGAGAACGGTCCTCTGAAGACAAGCGGGCAAACATCGTCTCGATAACGGCTAAGGGAAGAGAGATATTTCAAAAGTCAATGGCAGTGCTTGGAGAGATCTATGGTCCGATTGCCAATTCAATTTCGGAGAAGGAAAGAGATACGGTGAAACCAATCCTGGATAAGTTACTTGAATCACTGAACACACTTCGGTAA
- a CDS encoding ABC transporter permease, with product MSGVAYWTILMKDMKNYYLKPPNISWGIVFPISWTLMFFVRSGSAVDIRGILPGVMALSVLFGTTSMLAVTITFERKSRSFERLLLAPISLKLLMLAKTTGAILFGIINAFIPVLFALLIVDLSGINWFLVSVSVLLIAVTSTFLGLFIAVSVSEVFEAQTFSNFFRFPMMFLCGLFIPIENLPVFLRPFSFVLPLTYGADSLKHAINRNGIIDPLASIFILLGFAALLFLISTRNIEKRWIY from the coding sequence ATGAGCGGAGTTGCCTACTGGACAATCCTTATGAAGGATATGAAGAACTACTATTTGAAGCCGCCAAACATAAGCTGGGGAATTGTGTTTCCCATCTCATGGACCCTCATGTTCTTTGTGCGATCGGGAAGCGCCGTAGACATAAGAGGCATATTGCCGGGGGTTATGGCTCTCTCCGTTCTCTTTGGGACTACATCGATGCTTGCAGTTACGATAACTTTCGAACGAAAAAGCAGGTCATTTGAACGTTTGCTTCTCGCTCCCATAAGCCTCAAGCTTCTAATGCTTGCAAAAACAACTGGGGCGATACTTTTCGGAATTATCAACGCTTTCATTCCCGTTCTTTTTGCCCTCTTGATTGTCGACCTATCTGGAATAAACTGGTTCCTGGTTTCAGTTAGCGTTCTGTTGATTGCCGTGACTTCGACCTTTCTTGGTCTTTTTATAGCGGTTTCGGTCAGCGAAGTATTCGAGGCGCAGACGTTCTCTAACTTCTTCCGTTTTCCTATGATGTTTCTTTGTGGTCTCTTCATCCCTATAGAGAATCTGCCGGTTTTTCTGAGGCCATTTTCATTCGTCCTTCCTCTGACGTACGGTGCCGATTCTCTTAAACATGCGATAAACAGAAATGGAATCATAGATCCTCTGGCGAGCATTTTTATACTGCTGGGCTTTGCCGCACTGCTCTTTCTAATAAGCACGCGCAATATTGAGAAAAGGTGGATTTACTAG
- a CDS encoding SIR2 family protein → MLSTDHVDIPTELIRAQEEERLVVFAGAGVSMASPSNIPGFVDLAKAVAKSYGQKYYAKQQRVQPPDVFLGSLDSKNDRQGVHEIVKQIMSEQTSRPSKLHNLIPLLFKSARDLKIVTTNYDAHFLTVLKNYGERYDGFDIFKAPALPRGNDFRGIVYLHGNVEQDSRWLVVTNRDFGRAYLTEGWARDFLRDLYLSNYTVLFIGYSHRDTIVDYLARGLDIRQSNRYALVSANDAERWKEINVIPVSYPLTPEKKKVHYELQKALENWTYLASSDLETHTERINHIASKKPGKDQKADSYLTYCLNREDLTEVFCRFAEDFAWVEWLDSKAMLDSLFREEETLTEIEKSLARWFVRTAFESSSQEHLTFLASRKSSLNPYLVSSIVEHMADNDLNIPDTCQAEWLNLILNNWHKGETPGLAMLKALKKVDVTTNSWIITKAIQNFFSLSQTGKSAKLSLFHRQYDLEPLVKPDCLKKFWFEIIESNLDTLHEDILSILTSQLMKAVTDMSVINSSVREYDSICSARKTIEESEPESNPEWLHIYIDLVRDTILYLIKTDNKARNFYYEWWRRSRAPILWRMLLYAVSKDHHCTHEYRTEIIIDRSWLTNSVLKEEVSSILIDSFCSASKFQQESIVETLRKEITNSERIEDKAVRQSSYASILAIILSIEESESDSPEIKRSIESIKSTLLDNTSRGNN, encoded by the coding sequence ATGCTCTCAACAGACCATGTAGATATTCCGACAGAACTAATAAGGGCGCAGGAGGAAGAAAGGCTGGTGGTCTTCGCGGGTGCTGGTGTTTCGATGGCCTCGCCGTCAAACATACCCGGTTTTGTCGATCTCGCAAAGGCCGTCGCGAAAAGCTACGGCCAAAAATACTACGCAAAACAGCAGAGAGTGCAGCCTCCGGACGTCTTCCTCGGTAGTCTTGACTCGAAGAATGACAGACAAGGTGTCCACGAAATTGTGAAGCAGATAATGAGTGAACAAACTTCTAGGCCATCAAAGCTTCACAACCTTATTCCTCTTCTATTCAAAAGCGCCCGGGACCTCAAAATCGTAACTACAAATTACGACGCGCACTTTCTAACCGTCTTGAAGAATTATGGAGAGAGGTACGACGGCTTCGATATCTTCAAAGCGCCCGCTCTACCGAGAGGCAACGACTTCAGGGGAATAGTATATCTACATGGAAACGTGGAACAAGATTCGAGGTGGCTTGTAGTAACTAACAGGGACTTCGGAAGAGCTTACCTCACCGAAGGTTGGGCGAGGGACTTTCTTAGGGACCTGTACCTATCAAACTACACGGTTCTCTTCATAGGATACAGTCACAGAGATACCATAGTCGATTACCTCGCCAGAGGACTGGACATAAGGCAGTCGAACAGATACGCACTTGTCAGCGCGAACGATGCCGAGAGGTGGAAAGAGATTAACGTGATTCCCGTTTCTTATCCACTTACACCCGAAAAGAAGAAAGTTCATTACGAACTCCAAAAGGCTCTTGAAAACTGGACTTACCTTGCCAGTTCAGATCTGGAAACCCATACTGAAAGAATCAACCATATTGCTAGCAAGAAACCCGGCAAAGATCAGAAGGCTGACAGCTACCTTACATACTGTCTCAACCGTGAAGACCTTACTGAGGTCTTTTGTCGTTTCGCAGAGGACTTCGCATGGGTGGAATGGCTAGATTCGAAAGCGATGTTGGACAGCCTCTTTCGCGAGGAAGAGACTCTCACGGAGATCGAAAAGTCTCTCGCCCGCTGGTTCGTAAGAACCGCTTTCGAAAGCAGCAGCCAGGAACACCTGACTTTCTTGGCCTCCAGAAAATCATCCCTGAACCCATATCTGGTCTCTTCAATCGTGGAGCACATGGCAGACAATGATTTGAACATTCCCGATACCTGTCAGGCAGAATGGTTGAATCTGATCCTCAACAACTGGCACAAAGGGGAAACTCCAGGTCTCGCAATGCTGAAAGCCTTGAAGAAGGTCGATGTCACCACAAACTCATGGATAATCACAAAGGCCATTCAGAACTTCTTTTCTCTTTCTCAGACTGGGAAATCGGCGAAGCTTTCCCTCTTTCACAGGCAGTATGATCTTGAGCCTCTCGTCAAACCCGATTGCTTGAAGAAATTCTGGTTTGAGATCATTGAATCGAACCTTGACACTCTACACGAAGATATCCTTTCGATTCTCACTTCGCAGCTAATGAAGGCCGTCACAGACATGTCGGTAATTAACAGTTCTGTAAGAGAGTACGACAGCATCTGCAGCGCGAGAAAGACCATCGAAGAGAGCGAGCCGGAATCAAACCCGGAATGGCTTCATATCTATATAGATCTCGTACGTGATACCATCCTTTACTTGATAAAAACCGACAACAAAGCCAGGAACTTCTATTACGAATGGTGGAGGCGATCCAGGGCACCTATTCTGTGGCGTATGCTGCTGTATGCGGTCTCAAAAGACCACCACTGTACACACGAATACCGAACAGAAATCATTATCGACAGAAGTTGGCTGACCAATTCTGTTCTTAAGGAAGAGGTTTCCAGTATACTGATTGACTCCTTTTGCAGCGCATCCAAGTTTCAGCAAGAAAGTATTGTCGAAACCCTTAGGAAGGAAATCACCAATTCGGAGAGAATAGAAGATAAAGCGGTCAGACAGAGTTCGTACGCTTCAATTCTGGCTATTATCCTATCGATTGAAGAATCCGAAAGCGATTCTCCCGAGATTAAAAGATCGATCGAGAGTATTAAATCAACCCTCTTAGACAATACTAGTCGAGGCAACAATTGA
- a CDS encoding ABC transporter ATP-binding protein, producing MEIIEVSGLSKNYNGFTAVNNIDFSVEKGEVFGFLGPNGAGKTTTINMLTGLARPTSGRIDIAGKDGIREIKKVQRLIGIVPDESNLYDDLSGYENLVFCSALYGVIKSEREEKARSLLKQFGLDNTGKRPFKAFSKGMKRKLTIAAGLIHDPEILFLDEPTTGIDVESARQIRSLVRELNDRGTTIFLTTHYIEEAERLCDRIGFIVGGRIVKIGTVVDLMKEAQRENIVEFTLGSDSVDLKKQLIEEFSNVTINLRPGNTLRITSLESIKLMPFMSFFGSRGVDVYEAKIVRPSLEEVFVKVTGIEVEKMKTEKEGKKK from the coding sequence TTGGAAATTATTGAAGTCTCGGGCCTTTCGAAGAACTACAACGGCTTCACTGCCGTGAATAATATCGACTTCTCGGTTGAAAAGGGAGAGGTATTCGGTTTCCTTGGACCTAACGGAGCCGGAAAGACTACTACGATAAACATGCTCACGGGTCTGGCAAGACCTACTTCGGGAAGGATCGATATTGCAGGCAAAGACGGTATCAGAGAGATCAAGAAGGTTCAGAGATTGATCGGGATTGTTCCTGATGAGAGCAACCTTTACGATGATCTTAGCGGCTATGAGAACCTTGTCTTCTGTTCGGCTCTCTATGGGGTCATAAAGTCTGAAAGAGAAGAAAAGGCGAGGTCTCTGCTGAAGCAGTTTGGCCTTGATAATACAGGAAAGAGACCGTTCAAGGCTTTTTCGAAGGGGATGAAAAGAAAGCTCACGATCGCCGCGGGCTTAATTCACGATCCAGAGATTCTCTTCCTCGATGAACCCACTACAGGCATCGACGTCGAAAGCGCAAGGCAGATAAGATCTTTGGTAAGAGAACTTAACGACCGGGGAACCACGATCTTTCTGACCACGCATTACATAGAAGAGGCCGAAAGGTTGTGCGATAGGATTGGTTTCATCGTCGGGGGAAGAATTGTAAAGATAGGTACCGTGGTCGACCTGATGAAAGAAGCTCAGAGAGAAAATATTGTTGAATTCACTCTTGGAAGTGATTCCGTTGATCTCAAGAAGCAGTTGATTGAAGAGTTCAGCAACGTGACTATAAACCTCCGACCTGGTAACACTCTTAGAATAACCTCTTTGGAATCAATAAAATTGATGCCGTTTATGAGCTTCTTCGGTTCCCGTGGGGTCGATGTGTATGAGGCGAAGATAGTCAGACCATCCCTCGAGGAGGTCTTCGTAAAAGTAACCGGAATCGAGGTTGAAAAGATGAAGACAGAGAAAGAAGGGAAGAAAAAATGA
- a CDS encoding ArsR/SmtB family transcription factor codes for MDYDPIKYSLNWIGENIFVNLEIDVLKALADNTRYEIIKLLLRRELCVRALSRRLGISEPAVSQHLKVLRSVHLVKGHKKGYFTHYSVDRGKLKELSNQLAELCEESSDTLLSNSIAIVQE; via the coding sequence ATGGACTATGATCCAATTAAGTATTCACTTAATTGGATTGGAGAGAACATTTTTGTGAATCTCGAAATCGATGTATTGAAGGCACTTGCAGATAATACAAGGTATGAAATTATTAAGCTGCTTCTTCGGAGGGAGCTCTGCGTTAGAGCTCTTTCAAGAAGACTCGGTATTTCCGAGCCAGCCGTCTCTCAGCATCTTAAGGTGCTTCGGAGCGTTCATCTTGTCAAGGGCCATAAGAAAGGATATTTCACCCATTATTCTGTGGACAGAGGGAAGTTGAAGGAGCTGTCGAATCAACTTGCTGAGCTTTGTGAAGAATCTTCAGATACTCTTCTCTCTAACAGCATTGCAATTGTGCAGGAATAG
- a CDS encoding VOC family protein produces MNTISVSSLERARVFYEEILGFEPDFFYEQTKWQSYKLDGTAGFGIIETPRLKRIRNSDILNFRITGVEVLWNRIKDAVEVDTPLETTPYEILKFVIRDPDGFRIGFVERIKA; encoded by the coding sequence GTGAATACTATCTCTGTCAGCTCTCTTGAGAGAGCGAGAGTCTTCTACGAAGAGATTCTCGGGTTCGAACCGGACTTTTTTTACGAACAGACCAAATGGCAGTCCTATAAACTCGACGGAACGGCCGGCTTTGGGATAATCGAAACTCCGCGATTGAAGAGAATCAGGAATTCAGACATCTTGAACTTCCGAATCACCGGTGTCGAGGTGCTGTGGAATAGAATCAAAGACGCTGTGGAAGTCGATACTCCTCTCGAAACGACTCCCTACGAAATTCTGAAATTCGTCATCAGAGATCCAGACGGTTTTAGAATTGGTTTTGTTGAAAGGATAAAAGCCTGA
- a CDS encoding anaerobic sulfatase maturase, whose protein sequence is MTEIVFTWQGGEPTLLGIDFFKKVVDYERLYCPSGKKIANNLQTNGTLLDEKWCSFLKEHNFLVGISIDGPERLHNVYRKTRSGDPTFQKVFKAIRLLHKYEIPFNTLTVVNRINAKYPGEVYRFLRETAGSTRMQFIPIAEPKVFRSSPTTFIPENSMPITGSTEALPGKHGSLVADWSVVPEDYGSFLNGVFDIWYREDIGKVFVFLFECALAQWLGMEASLCIFSETCGRALALKADGSLYSCDHFVYPEHRLGNIKDRRLLQMVTSTSQNVFGVSKAATLPEYCNKCEYLFACHGECPKNRFVKTPDGEPGLNYLCPGLKKYFSHIDPYMKKLAEEYRSRK, encoded by the coding sequence CTGACAGAGATAGTATTCACCTGGCAGGGAGGGGAGCCCACACTACTTGGAATCGACTTCTTCAAAAAGGTTGTCGATTACGAGAGGCTTTACTGTCCTTCCGGCAAGAAGATTGCCAACAATCTCCAGACAAACGGAACCCTGCTGGATGAAAAGTGGTGTTCGTTTCTCAAAGAACACAACTTTCTCGTTGGAATAAGCATCGACGGGCCGGAGAGACTGCATAACGTTTACAGAAAGACCAGGAGTGGTGACCCGACCTTCCAGAAGGTCTTCAAGGCCATAAGGCTTTTGCACAAATACGAGATTCCCTTCAATACCCTGACCGTGGTTAACAGAATAAACGCGAAGTATCCTGGAGAAGTGTATCGCTTTTTGAGGGAAACAGCCGGTTCAACCAGAATGCAGTTCATCCCTATCGCAGAACCGAAGGTATTCAGAAGTTCGCCCACTACATTCATTCCCGAAAATAGTATGCCGATTACAGGTTCTACTGAAGCCCTGCCAGGTAAGCACGGTTCGCTCGTTGCTGATTGGTCGGTCGTTCCTGAAGACTACGGAAGTTTTCTCAACGGTGTTTTCGATATCTGGTACAGGGAGGATATTGGCAAAGTCTTTGTCTTTCTCTTTGAGTGTGCTCTTGCCCAGTGGCTCGGGATGGAGGCATCGTTGTGCATCTTTTCCGAAACTTGCGGAAGGGCACTTGCACTGAAGGCCGATGGAAGCCTGTACTCCTGCGATCACTTTGTCTATCCCGAGCACAGGCTTGGGAATATTAAGGACCGGAGGTTGCTCCAAATGGTAACTTCGACATCACAGAATGTCTTTGGAGTTTCGAAAGCTGCCACGCTACCGGAATACTGCAACAAGTGCGAATACCTTTTCGCCTGTCACGGAGAATGCCCGAAGAACAGATTTGTCAAAACACCAGATGGAGAACCGGGACTGAACTACCTTTGCCCCGGACTGAAGAAATACTTCTCCCATATAGATCCATACATGAAAAAGCTTGCCGAAGAGTATCGTTCGAGAAAGTGA
- a CDS encoding InlB B-repeat-containing protein: protein MKKAYVYAVVLLLLIMITGCPAFWKSADATLKKLMYNGVEVPEFSAKKTLYLVVLPAGTTEPPTVTAVSAVEGVNIVITDAETLPGTATVLVTSLNGKESLTYSIFFTVKVEISITADPPNGGEFSGDGEYVYGDLVTIVATPSIHHTFNGWYLDEPEEESFEESGDDPIYTDPIVSFEALNDVSLLVSFNPMEYTFNLVPVPPEGGEVAGGGAVNYGDSLNLSALSNDGYGFAGWWIDGYMFSDQAVDQVSTVEILNHTECITCTEYTIQGRFDPSAPQWQLDVTIESTPVNGGETWGAGVYPYGSYVTVGATPSEHYNFDGWYYGGEELSQGATYTFPANDYYTEGITYTALPLLGAFADIIYSFNAVAEPPEGGTVSGGGTAKYGQTVSFLAAPNESYTFEGWYYGEENMSGSPSFTLDTASFLDTHTLPITSTENSFTFTAKFDLDVPDTITVSLRAEPPEGGQVSGGGKFPKGTSTTISAKPNPGYEFSGWYYESCGSFFSGYPTITLSDLQFDVTLFASFYQP from the coding sequence ATGAAAAAGGCTTATGTGTATGCTGTGGTCTTGCTGCTTCTTATAATGATTACCGGTTGTCCGGCATTCTGGAAATCGGCCGACGCCACTTTAAAGAAGCTTATGTACAACGGAGTTGAAGTACCCGAATTCAGTGCGAAGAAGACCTTGTATTTGGTTGTACTTCCGGCGGGCACTACGGAACCGCCCACTGTTACGGCCGTATCTGCAGTTGAAGGGGTCAACATAGTTATAACGGACGCCGAGACGCTTCCCGGGACCGCAACGGTACTCGTCACCTCTCTTAATGGAAAGGAAAGCCTAACTTACAGCATCTTCTTTACAGTGAAGGTAGAGATCTCGATCACGGCCGATCCTCCGAATGGAGGAGAATTTAGCGGAGACGGCGAATACGTCTACGGAGATCTCGTAACGATAGTGGCCACACCATCCATTCACCATACGTTCAATGGATGGTATCTCGACGAACCTGAAGAAGAGAGTTTTGAGGAGAGCGGTGACGATCCTATATACACTGATCCCATCGTCTCTTTCGAGGCTTTGAACGATGTAAGTCTTTTGGTATCATTCAATCCGATGGAATATACCTTCAATCTTGTGCCTGTTCCTCCTGAAGGTGGAGAAGTGGCCGGAGGAGGCGCTGTGAATTACGGTGATTCTCTAAATCTTAGCGCATTGTCTAATGACGGTTATGGCTTTGCGGGATGGTGGATAGACGGCTATATGTTTAGTGATCAGGCCGTTGATCAGGTTAGCACAGTCGAAATCCTAAATCACACCGAATGCATTACCTGTACGGAATACACCATACAGGGGAGGTTCGATCCTTCGGCTCCTCAGTGGCAATTAGACGTTACTATTGAATCGACGCCGGTTAACGGCGGTGAGACCTGGGGCGCGGGAGTGTATCCGTACGGCAGCTATGTGACTGTCGGGGCGACCCCTTCAGAGCATTACAATTTCGATGGGTGGTATTACGGTGGGGAAGAGCTAAGCCAAGGCGCTACTTACACTTTCCCGGCAAATGACTACTACACTGAGGGCATTACATACACCGCGCTCCCCTTACTAGGGGCGTTTGCAGATATAATATACAGTTTCAACGCAGTTGCAGAACCTCCTGAAGGTGGGACGGTGAGCGGCGGAGGAACGGCCAAATATGGGCAGACCGTTTCATTCCTGGCCGCACCGAATGAATCCTACACCTTTGAGGGCTGGTACTACGGTGAAGAGAACATGAGCGGATCCCCAAGCTTCACCCTTGACACTGCCAGCTTCCTGGATACCCATACGCTTCCAATAACGAGTACGGAAAACAGCTTCACTTTTACGGCGAAGTTCGATCTGGATGTGCCCGATACAATTACAGTGAGCCTAAGAGCTGAGCCACCGGAGGGTGGTCAAGTAAGCGGCGGAGGCAAATTTCCAAAAGGGACGAGCACTACTATCAGCGCCAAGCCTAATCCCGGATATGAGTTTAGTGGCTGGTACTATGAATCATGCGGGAGTTTTTTCAGTGGTTATCCGACTATTACTTTAAGCGATTTGCAGTTTGATGTGACTCTTTTTGCGTCTTTCTACCAGCCTTAA
- a CDS encoding ABC transporter permease subunit, with protein sequence MTLLLTLPAILIVILIGFVPVFKAFLDASIVDGLLSVSNFQYIIQDNGFFFSLKISILWAFLNTIIILCLGLLIAHFLNEMKRWKTLYLALLVPWGIPLYIGVPIWRSIIHRGSGFSPLNLIGLDINMLTDPMSAFLSALFVSVWFGLPITVFVLWGAMATIPKGLTDSVKLDGGTNTTLLFNLYLPTLKPTLVTMFVLNFLKFMKEFSVVFLMTDGGPPLVSGFTKRSIIGATTTLDIFIYDIFMGRNETGIVSAYSVLTLLVVAFMMVLWFLSSREKPNLIFLITITLVAHLAVGGCSGLIIGPLYLLTFYRRGCFAPVLLADIATNLITVLSLGFLKGLNPATIVSFLVFMIIRKQAGSQRVFRGSERAFKIMKYLLISGVIIAALLPLVHLLWISLSAVSTTFIDSPLPKFLTLGNFKRVMKEERILRVFFNTLLVSALTGILTPLLTFHLASFLRKHRGTFSDLMIVLLNMAGVIGGMHTLVPLYNLFNSIGMIDSYFPIILIYSAHAIPFSVFTIRTYLSTIPASLEDQARIDGLGSVGYNYRILLPLSKPVLTTSFIVAFLGAWNGFLVPLLFIFSDSKYTIGVKLYSYVGSLGSGYTQWNLFGAAAVINLLIMGLVFYTFRGHLGKTPLSEHYE encoded by the coding sequence ATGACTTTATTGCTAACTTTGCCGGCAATTCTTATAGTCATCTTGATTGGGTTCGTTCCAGTTTTCAAAGCTTTTTTGGACGCAAGTATAGTCGACGGACTTCTGAGCGTATCAAACTTTCAGTACATCATTCAGGACAATGGGTTTTTCTTTAGTCTTAAGATTTCTATCTTATGGGCTTTCTTGAACACAATTATTATCCTTTGTCTAGGTTTACTAATTGCTCACTTCCTAAACGAAATGAAAAGATGGAAGACGCTGTATCTTGCTTTGCTTGTACCTTGGGGGATACCGTTGTATATTGGAGTTCCAATATGGAGATCAATCATTCATCGCGGAAGCGGTTTTTCTCCACTCAATCTTATTGGACTCGACATCAATATGCTTACTGATCCGATGTCAGCATTCTTGTCAGCTCTCTTTGTTAGTGTCTGGTTCGGTCTTCCGATAACTGTTTTTGTGCTCTGGGGGGCGATGGCAACTATTCCAAAAGGACTTACTGACTCTGTTAAATTAGATGGCGGAACCAACACAACTCTCCTTTTCAATCTCTATCTTCCAACATTGAAACCTACTTTGGTTACAATGTTTGTTCTCAACTTCTTGAAATTCATGAAAGAGTTCTCTGTAGTCTTTTTGATGACAGATGGGGGTCCACCTTTAGTATCAGGCTTCACCAAAAGAAGTATCATAGGTGCTACAACAACTTTGGACATCTTCATTTACGATATTTTTATGGGAAGAAACGAAACCGGAATTGTCTCCGCATACTCTGTTCTAACTCTCTTGGTTGTTGCTTTCATGATGGTACTGTGGTTTCTTTCGAGTAGAGAAAAACCAAACCTGATATTCTTAATAACTATTACTCTTGTTGCTCATCTTGCAGTTGGAGGATGTTCAGGGCTTATTATTGGTCCTCTCTACTTATTGACATTTTATAGAAGAGGATGTTTTGCTCCAGTTCTTTTAGCAGATATTGCAACTAACCTGATAACGGTCCTTTCTCTGGGATTTCTCAAAGGGCTAAATCCAGCAACGATAGTATCCTTTCTTGTCTTCATGATCATTAGAAAACAAGCTGGAAGTCAAAGAGTCTTTCGAGGGAGTGAAAGGGCTTTCAAAATAATGAAGTATCTCTTGATCTCCGGAGTGATCATCGCTGCTTTACTACCTTTGGTTCATCTTCTATGGATAAGCCTTTCGGCTGTGTCTACAACTTTCATCGATTCTCCCCTACCAAAATTCCTTACTCTTGGCAACTTCAAAAGAGTTATGAAAGAAGAACGAATTCTACGGGTTTTTTTTAATACTCTTCTGGTTTCAGCACTAACGGGAATATTAACGCCTCTGCTGACTTTTCATTTGGCTTCATTTCTTAGGAAACATAGGGGGACTTTCTCTGACCTAATGATTGTTCTGCTAAATATGGCCGGTGTGATTGGTGGAATGCACACTCTTGTACCTCTATACAATCTCTTCAATTCTATCGGAATGATAGACAGCTATTTTCCGATAATACTTATATACTCAGCGCATGCAATACCATTCTCAGTATTCACAATCAGAACTTACTTATCTACTATCCCGGCAAGTCTTGAGGACCAAGCTCGAATTGATGGGCTTGGCTCAGTGGGATACAATTACCGAATTCTTCTTCCTCTATCAAAACCAGTTCTAACAACTTCATTCATTGTGGCTTTTCTAGGTGCATGGAATGGATTTCTCGTTCCGCTACTGTTCATTTTTTCAGATAGCAAATACACCATAGGTGTGAAACTGTATTCCTATGTTGGAAGTCTAGGCTCCGGTTATACCCAGTGGAATCTTTTCGGAGCTGCCGCAGTTATTAACTTGCTGATTATGGGTCTTGTGTTTTATACTTTTAGAGGACATCTTGGAAAGACACCTTTATCTGAACACTATGAATAG